A portion of the Hydractinia symbiolongicarpus strain clone_291-10 chromosome 10, HSymV2.1, whole genome shotgun sequence genome contains these proteins:
- the LOC130662603 gene encoding uncharacterized protein LOC130662603, translated as MMGKLWDLDQELDNLNYDRNDVFLQNYIDISPPPPYSKEDLFRSQQQQQKNIQQHDRRLSYNDVGAEIYIRINKKPNEEAGLTILNGEAFNPSWPTILDIRKNSPASRTEEKLLIGDQIKELYGIPTVSLKHSQILALFSKATDEVTMTIRRGVEPSDRSFDWYKHPFSSVSHVYEQVSIQEECESTDICCANCPEDELKEPVLFKSFKHEHDDKENKKIARLQYTTPDRDLRRTRSFSGAYGRKSCAPKQRQRRRTTDHTNNKSDDLRNLVLFSLPDNDGKYIADEIEKLELEKEEEQEEVNAFSPRRSRSNSQCSLASTLSASTVSSFSSNSTSATTEQCIPSKLQHGWLDRMNQSFDMVDHHNLDGSTELTTQENLRNFAKSPAQVIRNSFRRKKSKKNVSTEDFQITGKSETPENTHILTVWIADRKRLGLKLGGGCVSPYGDSNMTIRDVKRPSPAAKVFKIGDEVLEIDGLSTNGMTVNEANNMLSMLEGNFVEFKIFRPVNK; from the exons ATGATGGGGAAATTATGGGATCTTGATCAAGAGTTGGACAATTTGAATTACGACAGGAATGATGTTTTTTTACAGAATTACATAGACATAAGTCCACCACCACCCTATTCTAAAGAAGATTTATTTCGttcgcaacaacaacaacaaaagaacatcCAACAGCATGATAGACGGCTGTCGTACAACGATGTCGGAGCAGAAATTTATATCAGg ATAAATAAAAAGCCGAACGAAGAAGCAGGTTTGACTATTTTAAACGGCGAAGCGTTTAACCCAAGTTGGCCGACTATATTAGACATTAGGAAAAACTCGCCAGCCAGCCGCACAGAAGAAAAATTGTTAATTGGAGATCAAATAAAAGAATTGTATGGAATACCAACAGTAAGCCTAAAACATTCACAAATCCTCGCATTGTTTTCAAAGGCGACTGATGAGGTTACCATGACGATAAGAAGAGGTGTGGAGCCGTCAGATCGTAGTTTTGATTGGTATAAACATCCTTTTTCCAGTGTTAGCCATGTTTATGAGCAAGTATCCATACAAGAGGAATGTGAAAGTACTGATATATGCTGTGCTAATTGTCCGGAAGACGAATTAAAGGAACCAGTTTTGTTCAAATCGTTTAAGCACGAACATGATGACAAAGAAAACAAGAAGATTGCGAGATTGCAGTATACAACACCGGATAGAGATCTGAGGCGAACTCGATCATTTTCTGGTGCGTACGGAAGAAAGAGTTGCGCTCCTAAGCAACGACAAAGACGACGAACAACCGACCATACAAATAACAAGTCGGATGATCTCcgaaatttagttttattttCACTACCCGACAACGATGGAAAATATATCGCCGACGAAATCGAAAAGCTGGAACTGGAGAAGGAAGAAGAACAGGAAGAAGTAAACGCGTTTTCACCTCGACGTAGCCGAAGTAACTCACAATGTAGCCTGGCTTCAACTTTGTCCGCATCCACGGTTTCCTCGTTTTCAAGTAATTCCACTTCAGCTACCACTGAGCAG TGTATTCCTTCAAAGTTACAACACGGTTGGCTAGACAGAATGAACCAATCATTTGACATGGTCGACCATCACAACTTAGATGGATCCACTGAACTGACCACGCAAGAAAACTTAAGGAATTTCGCCAAATCACCTGCTCAAGTAATTCGAAATAGTTTTCGgcgtaaaaaaagcaaaaaaaatgtaagcacGGAAGATTTTCAAATTACTGGAAAATCCGAAACGCCTGAGAACACCCATATCTTAACTGTGTGGATCGCGGATCGTAAAAGGTTAGGATTAAAATTGGGAGGAGGGTGTGTATCTCCGTATGGTGATAGCAACATGACCATACGCGATGTGAAAAGACCTAGTCCAGCtgcaaaagtatttaaaatagGAGACGAGGTTTTAGAGATAGACGGACTTTCTACCAACGGAATGACAGTTAATGAAGCCAACAACATGCTATCCATGCTGGAAGGAAACTTTGtcgaatttaaaatatttcgacctgttaataaataa
- the LOC130612976 gene encoding uncharacterized protein LOC130612976, protein MAGKKLKNTLFFSEKGTQKHGKIQDRNFCSINCCDFAKLILSFEIANIYEIEHKLFVIKQHERFMHIKKPSHANPTIFSFKNTRTSHTNFHDKLKIIYIKLELASTLVRGILSSGTNLTFISRQSECITHVERFSCFDNNIKCCTDVRQHGVAVLCIIFVQYSIEWLRHRKYLEYNLVREFGKNQLDTNPLDTKAYEQCFYRDYVTKTVYNSYCEFFCRKGRQKCLTKKINIAFLKTHKTASSTVTSILNRFADINNLDIAIPKRDLRFNWPSSFTLAAVDQSRMKKKRANVLCNHSVLNRKELVKAMKSGFRLITILRDPVEQIYSLFHYENFAKIYQIHLAEDPVEHFFMNTSSYYRQSNSKRELEIENLLKNGMTFDLNFQQFKKQEVNNSFQDFVTYIDQAFHLVLITEKFDESLLLLKQLMCWNYMDIVYIKKLVNHKLHKQQKKRKEELVKKIRNWSNLDVILYEHFRKKQENILALQNQDQLHDKLLRFRTLNNLVSRYCRNATPANFYKVIEMLRELREVPPEMFLNKPNCFCNKLERSELDYWVYFKKKINDGC, encoded by the exons ATGGCTGGAAAAAAGCTGAAAAATACTCTATTTTTTTCGGAAAAAGGAACACAAAAACATGGGAAAATACAAGACAGAAATTTTTGCAGCATCAATTGTTGCGATTTTGCGAAACTTATTCTTAGTTTTGAAATTGCGAATATCT ATGAAATAGAACACAAATTGTTTGTGATAAAACAACACGAACGTTTCA TGCATATAA AAAAACCTAGTCATGCTAACCCAACCATTTTCTCCTTTAAAAACACGCGAACTAGCCACACAAACTTTCATGataaactaaaaataatttatataaagttAGAGCTTGCTTCGACTTTGGTTAGAGGAATTTTAAGTTCTGGAACAAATCTCACTTTTATATCCAGGCAATCAGAATGCATTACTCATGTCGAACGcttttcttgttttgataaCAATATTAAATGTTGCACAGATGTGCGGCAACACG GTGTCGCTGTACTTTGTATCATCTTCGTGCAATATTCCATCGAATGGTTGAGACATCGCAAGTACCTTGAGTACAATTTAGTGCGCGAATTTGGGAAGAACCAACTTGATACAAATCCGTTAGATACTAAAGCTTATGAGCAATG TTTTTATCGCGATTATGTAACGAAAACGGTATATAACTCATACTGTGAATTTTTTTGTAGGAAAGGAAGACAGAAATGCTTGACCAAGAAAATCAACATTGCATTCCTGAAGACGCATAAAACAGCAAGTAGTACGGTCACAAGTATCTTAAACAGATTTGCTGACATCAATAATTTGGATATAGCAATTCCAAAAAGAGATTTAAGATTTAATTGGCCATCGTCATTTACACTTGCTGCAGTAGACCAATCACGAATGAAAAAGAAACGTGCCAATGTATTATGCAATCATTCTGTATTGAATCGAAAGGAATTAGTCAAAGCTATGAAATCTGGATTTCGTTTGATCACTATTCTTCGAGATCCTGTAGAACAAATATATTCGTTGTTTCATTACGAGAACTTTGCAAAAATCTACCAGATTCATCTTGCTGAGGATCCCGTTGaacatttttttatgaataCCTCGAGTTACTACCGGCAATCTAACTCGAAAAGAGAATTAGAAATCGAAAATTTGCTCAAAAACGGGATGACATTCgatttaaattttcaacaatttaaaaaacaagaagttAACAATAGTTTCCAAGATTTTGTAACATACATTGATCAAGCATTTCATCTGGTTTTGATCACTGAAAAATTTGACGAAAGTTTGCTGTTACTAAAACAGCTAATGTGTTGGAATTATATGGATATTGTTTATATAAAGAAGTTAGTAAATCACAAGCTGcataaacaacaaaagaaaagaaaagaagaattgGTGAAGAAAATTAGAAACTGGAGTAACCTTGACGTGATTTTATACGAGCATTTCAGAAAGAAACAGGAAAATATTCTAGCATTGCAAAACCAAGACCAGCTTCACGATAAACTTCTCAGATTTCGTACCTTAAATAATTTAGTTTCAAGATACTGCAGAAATGCCACGCCGGcaaatttttacaaagttaTTGAAATGTTGCGAGAACTTAGAGAAGTACCACccgaaatgtttttaaataaaccgaattgtttttgtaacaaattaGAACGATCGGAACTTGATTATTGGgtttattttaagaaaaaaattaacgacGGTTGTTAG
- the LOC130613167 gene encoding galactose-3-O-sulfotransferase 4-like, which produces MRKLKAVCVALCFLFCVNWLIEWWECRRYNLENELIHQNRIEQPDTDPFDVQTDEKWKEKRECLTKEINIAFLKTHKTASSTVTSILNRFADINNLDIAVPNGDTRFNWPSSFTLAAVDQSRLKDKRANVLCNHSVLNRKELVKAMKSGFRLITILRDPVEQIYSLFHYENFTKIYQIPPGEDPVEHFFANTSSYYRQFKSRMWRKLFMLENLLKNGMTFDLNFQRFKKRIVKNSFQDFVTYIDRAFHLVLITEKFDESLLLLKQLMCWNYMDIVYMKKLVNHKLHKQQKKRKKELLKKIRNWSNLDVILYEHFRKKLENILALQDQDKFQEKLLIFRTLNNLLTTYCRNTTAENYYEVIEMLRELKEEPPEMFLNKPKCFCNKLERSELDYLKYFKNKFTPLYFLERLRTGKKLKDDC; this is translated from the exons ATGAGGAAGTTGAAAGCAGTAT GTGTTGCTTTATGTTTTCTTTTCTGCGTAAATTGGTTAATCGAATGGTGGGAGTGTCGCAGATACAATCTCGAGAATGAACTAATACACCAGAATAGAATAGAACAGCCTGATACGGATCCATTCGATGTCCAAACTGATGAAAAATG GAAAGAAAAGCGGGAATGTTTGACCAAAGAAATCAACATTGCATTCCTGAAGACGCATAAAACAGCAAGTAGTACCGTCACAAGTATCTTAAACAGATTTGCTGACATCAATAATTTGGATATAGCAGTTCCGAATGGAGATACGAGATTTAATTGGCCGTCGTCTTTTACACTTGCTGCAGTAGACCAATCACGATTGAAAGATAAACGTGCCAATGTGTTATGCAATCATTCTGTATTGAATCGAAAGGAATTAGTCAAAGCTATGAAATCTGGATTTCGTTTGATCACTATTCTTCGAGATCCTGTAGAACAAATATATTCTTTGTTTCATTACGAGAATTTTACAAAGATTTACCAGATTCCGCCCGGTGAAGACCCTGTTGAACATTTTTTTGCTAATACTTCAAGCTACTATAGACAATTCAAATCAAGAATGTGGCGAAAGTTGTTCATGctagaaaatttattaaaaaatggaatgACATtcgatttaaattttcaaaggtTCAAGAAGCGAATCGTAAAAAACAGTTTCCAAGATTTTGTAACATACATTGATCGAGCATTTCATCTGGTTTTGATCACTGAAAAATTTGACGAAAGTTTGCTGTTACTAAAACAGCTAATGTGTTGGAATTATATGGACATTGTTTATATGAAGAAGTTAGTAAATCACAAGCTGcataaacaacaaaagaaaagaaaaaaagaattgctGAAGAAAATTAGAAACTGGAGTAACCTTGACGTGATTTTGTACGAGCATTTCAGAAAGAAACTGGAAAATATTCTAGCATTACAAGACCAGGATAAGTTTCAAGAAAAACTCCTAATATTTCGCACGTTAAATAACTTATTGACGACATACTGCAGAAATACGACGGCAGAAAATTATTACGAAGTTATTGAAATGTTGAGAGAACTTAAGGAAGAACCACCAGAGATGTTCTTAAATAAACCgaaatgtttttgtaacaaattGGAGCGATCGGAACTTgattatttgaaatattttaaaaataaatttacacctTTATATTTTCTGGAAAGGTTAAGAACTGGTAAAAAGTTAAAGGATGACTGTTGA